The genomic segment TGGTATGACATTTGTTATACTAGGTTGTGCTTTACCTGCATATAagtaagtattattattaacatataattatttattttgtatttaataatatttacatagtgctttaatactacaaatatgaattacaatatcaaaatgtgtattagtttttataatatattgttttcaGAGTATGGTGGCCACTTTTtgtcatattattttatatattagcACCAATTCCAACTATAATTGCACGTCGTTATACAAATGATTTTGACAATAATCCTAATCCATGTTTGGAGTTCGCAATATTCATTACTACAGGTTTTGTTGTATCATCATTTGCTCTTCCTATTGTCTTAGCTCGGTCTCCAGTCAATGATCCAGTGGTATagtcatattttttaatctgatTACTGTACTAttgtattatatcattattatattagattaGATAAAACAATTCACTGATATAAATGATGTATATTACCATTATGCATTTTCAGATACAATGGGGCGCTTGTTACTTGACTTTATCgggtaatattattatgtatctaACTCTAGTCGGACTTTTTGCAACCTTTGATCAGGATGGGGTTGGATATAACACATGTTGAAATGGCGTACTTCATcgtacttatttattaattttacatggTAATATTTTGgtttataatgtattacttttggtacattttttacactttgtaacatataatttgaatacttTTAGGTTTTTgcaagataaaaagaagaatgcaAATCATATATTGCACTGACTGACAGTCATGTGTTGATTCTAAGTCATTGCAACATTTATAGTACATTACTTACAtgatacacacacacatatatatatatatatactatatactatatatatatcatatatagatattaatacTATAACAAAGAGTATTACAATAACCAATACTAAagttaatgatttattttgatatttttatgcagtaaccaaaattttagattttaaaaaataaaaatttttataaatctctttgaataaaattaaaaaacataacTATGCTAAaacatgtaaaatttaatatttatatttattgaatttaagtTCTTGAaagcaatattaataaacaattttttacattacttCATACTtcctgttatttttattaattaacaattataaattaagaattttaagaTAATCCAAATATTATGCAAtgttttgcaaatattttgtatacaatTGATACAATAGAtcttatatcaaaatatatataattttcgtaattaatatttagaaaactgctagaaaaaatattatgttagaGGAAAAtactaatgacaataattatttactattgtaagtatttactatttacttaTGTAAGTATTTACTAATGTAAGTATTTACTACTGTAGAGTTTAAAATGACAGagaatgtacatattttattaacgtacATTGAATGCTTCAATTGActttatagtaattattaggtaatatataatacattaatttttagtgttacatataataaatgtctacatcaaatgtaattaaatttctttctgattattttaactttataaaaatatttttaaacatttaaggtatatggaaatgaaagatatgcaacaaaatatacaatataatgcaAAGCAAAAGACaagcattatatatattttacaaaaaaaacaCTCAAATctctaaaaatacattattgtaAAACTATACtactatgaaaaattaagaaattaatttttcatcattttgaTTACATTGATAGCTAAGTAACTAAGATATAAGCATATAGTACatacgaattttttattcaaaatttctattcatcctatttatgtaattattctgaaaaattaatatttttttgtggGATAAAAGTATgggtataaaatataaaagaacgaATGGATACAATTGAAGACAAGAAATGATACACAAAAACATTTGAAACTTCAATCAGAAatcttttatcttattatataaaatattattgttgaTTATGGTAATGTATTAAAACTTCTGCATgcgttttaatgaaatcaGGCTGTGTTTCAGCCCAAATTTCCAAACTATGGAACATGCGATCGATTTCTTCCTTTGTTGTAATAGTCGATTCTTCTTCCTCACATTTTACTACCGACCTCAATATTTTGTCAGGAACAACATTTTCTTCGAAGTCTTGGGTTTCTTCGAGGTATTCGACTTCTTCTTTGATAATAATCTGAGTATTTTGCTTACCTAAAAGTCTCCTCCAAGAATGTACAATGTCGGTCACTATTATTTCGTCCCATGTTTCACTAATTAAATCAATGCAttcttttatatcgtaattggTATAGAACTTCTTTACTTCATTATCATGTTGACGTATTTGACGATAATGCAATTTCTcccgaaataattttttaaaatttgcaattatacCCTCATCCATTATTTGAATGGTCGAAGGTGTATtagatggaaaaattattattttgaaataagaatCTTGGTGTTCTTTCTTAAGAGATATAtcacatttaaaattttcaacgaataacAACACTTTCCCTATACAATGTTCCTGCTGTTGACGCTGCTTTACATTAGGTTTAAAATGATTGGCATACCAATCAGTGAAGATTGTTTCATCAATAAAACTACTATTTTGACTTCTATATACTATAGGTAACATATGTCTACTATGCTTTAAAGATTGTGGAATCATATATTTAGTAACAAACAATGGTGGTAATTTGTGCGTTCCCGTAGCATTGACACAAAATGCTATTATAATgtgatctttttttattttttcattttgcgaCGATTCTTCTTCATTCGACGAAACTGCTTGTGGGAGAATTCTCCACATTAAGGttgtttcatatatattatatatattttctctattGATATTTTCCTCATTTAATAGTTTTGTTAATGTTTCTGTTGTCAATTGTGCTATCTCATCTGCTTTTCCTTGACAACCGAAACCGCTTatattgtatctttttttaaaacgCCACAGCCAACCTCGACTAGCCGTAAAAGGTGTCGAACATCCAAATTGTTCGTGCAATTCCATCGCTTTGGTTTGCAGCATGCTGTCGCGAAGGATATCTCCTTTCATCTGTCGTTCTAAAATCCATTCAAGTAATCGAACATTTGTATCTTCGTGTAAAGATGCACGAGTTCTTTTCATAACCAAGCGTCTtggattttttgaaatttttcgaagtgatgagatatttcttttatatcgttcTATAGTCCTTTTGTGAAGACCATACTGCGCAGCAAGTTTACCAATTGTGACACCTTCTTCTAATTTCCGAATAATTTCTAAACGTGTTGCGACtgtagtttcttctttttgcaTAGAAGTCGATGCTTTTTCAATGATTGGTTTGATTAACTCTTTATCATCTGTTTTGTGCTTATGAAACCCTTCATCTGTTGATTTATCattagataataattttcctttaagTGGCGAtgacataattataaaattggtaccttttatttattatgagatacgttttctatcgatataatatatgtaattagaTTTAACAGAGATTCAAAATTATGACTCATTCATGCATAATTgttgtacaatatataaatatatatatatatacatatatatatatgtattatacatatatatatatatatatatatatgttcgtatatgattattttatatattatttatgtaatagattttgtaatatgtacATCAATTGTAACtacaaaaaggaagaaaatactaTTTGTGTCTAGACAGCAGAAGCATACAATTTTGTGTCaaggttttcttttttaaatgtattctGAAAGTATTATTATGTGTCAAATACTCAAAATCACGATTATAAAACTGTGTCATAAATTTGGTGGTTCAACAGTCCTAACATTCTCATTACTTGTATAAACATactctttattatttaatgatatCACAAAATAGTTGATTCATATATAATCTCGgattgtaaattgtaattttgtattgcGAGTAATATAAagtacaatttaaataacgttTCACTTTATTTCACTCACTTTTATTGTTACACTGGTTCTTCTAAAGCGAGTTGGAGGTAGATAATAGTGAGCAATTCTTGGAATACTTACTTCTCTCATTGAACTATCTATGACAGCTAAGGGGGCACCACTTGCTATCGATTATATGCGAATAACCGTTTATTATTAGTTGTGGTGgagttataaatttttatatcaaaatgtgACAATGGATTACAATAAAACTTAcatagtaaaaaaatatgttacatgAATTTATATGTTCTTATGATTAAAAACaggattatattataattctcaacattgtaattaaaaaaaaaaaagaatataacataagtgaatgtatgtatatgtatgaaaGTACgtacttatatatgtatgatttAATCATCAAAATCTAATATCTTGTTCCTGTTTAAACAGAGATGCgtgtgtacatatgtacatgtgtaaaatgaaaataagagtGTACAATCCGTGACGCGATTGACGGTACTATCTTTGAGTCAATAAACGactgtttattataaatacgtataatattatatgaattacaATATGCTTGTGGGGTTATAGATGCTGACGATAATCCATGTGATTATAATGAGCTACAGTTGACTTAGTTAACTGATGCTAAACACAAATATAACAGATGTGGCAACAATGATAGATGTAAACATAACCTAGTTAGTATGGCATCcctcaaatttataaaatatttgtttgtagTAGTACAAacttttgtacaaaaatagtACAAAAAAATGTTAGATGAGAAAAATGAATGATGTAAGGAGGTTTAATGTTTTACATTACTTTTTTCATAAGTGTTATTTACAAATGcaaatgtatctttttttaaatagaaatgcatatttctatatattgattattattatattgattaTTAGGAATATTCagtatacaaattaaaaatagttttgaagctattttaactttcattttGTCATGTGTAGCAAATGAAAGACAGGAAGAATATAAGCACAAGAATATTTGCCTTATTATTGTTTACAATaa from the Bombus pyrosoma isolate SC7728 linkage group LG11, ASM1482585v1, whole genome shotgun sequence genome contains:
- the LOC122573168 gene encoding leptin receptor overlapping transcript-like 1, which gives rise to MTFVILGCALPAYKVWWPLFVILFYILAPIPTIIARRYTNDFDNNPNPCLEFAIFITTGFVVSSFALPIVLARSPVNDPVIQWGACYLTLSGNIIMYLTLVGLFATFDQDGVGYNTC
- the LOC122572362 gene encoding tigger transposable element-derived protein 2-like, with amino-acid sequence MQKEETTVATRLEIIRKLEEGVTIGKLAAQYGLHKRTIERYKRNISSLRKISKNPRRLVMKRTRASLHEDTNVRLLEWILERQMKGDILRDSMLQTKAMELHEQFGCSTPFTASRGWLWRFKKRYNISGFGCQGKADEIAQLTTETLTKLLNEENINRENIYNIYETTLMWRILPQAVSSNEEESSQNEKIKKDHIIIAFCVNATGTHKLPPLFVTKYMIPQSLKHSRHMLPIVYRSQNSSFIDETIFTDWYANHFKPNVKQRQQQEHCIGKVLLFVENFKCDISLKKEHQDSYFKIIIFPSNTPSTIQIMDEGIIANFKKLFREKLHYRQIRQHDNEVKKFYTNYDIKECIDLISETWDEIIVTDIVHSWRRLLGKQNTQIIIKEEVEYLEETQDFEENVVPDKILRSVVKCEEEESTITTKEEIDRMFHSLEIWAETQPDFIKTHAEVLIHYHNQQ